A section of the Pseudomonas sp. Q1-7 genome encodes:
- a CDS encoding TRAP transporter large permease encodes MAELMAILLFVGICIALMAGYPVAFTLGGMALAFAGIGVLTGTFDPSFLHALPNRLFGIMNNQTLLAVPLFVFMGVMLEKSRVAEDLLESMSRLFGTLRGGLAISVCLVGALLAASTGIVGATVVTMGLLALPTMLRRNYDPAIATGTLAATGTLGQIIPPSIILVLLGDVMSSAYQQAQLKMGIYSPKTVSVGDLFVGALIPGLVLVGLYILYLVAVAILQPKKLPALPQEELGPIEWGKLVKALLPPLLLIGAVLGSILAGLATPTEAAALGALGAMLLALAKGKFSLGQLREVAYGTTEITAMVFLILIGASLFSLVFRGFGGEVLIEDLFTQLPGGVLGAFFVVMLVIFLLGFILDFIEITFVVVPIVGPVLLAMGLDPVWLGVMIALNLQTSFLTPPFGFSLFYLRGVTPASVSTSTMYRGVIPYIAIQLLMLIVAYVFPQLITWLPNQLYGQ; translated from the coding sequence ATGGCTGAGCTCATGGCGATCCTGCTCTTCGTCGGCATCTGCATCGCGCTGATGGCCGGCTACCCGGTGGCCTTCACCCTGGGCGGCATGGCCCTGGCATTCGCCGGTATCGGTGTGCTGACCGGCACCTTCGACCCCAGTTTCCTTCACGCCCTGCCGAACCGCCTCTTCGGCATCATGAACAACCAGACCCTGCTCGCCGTGCCGCTCTTCGTCTTCATGGGGGTGATGCTGGAAAAGAGCCGGGTAGCCGAAGACCTCCTGGAGTCCATGTCGCGCCTGTTCGGCACCTTGCGCGGCGGCCTGGCGATCTCCGTGTGCCTGGTGGGCGCGCTGCTCGCCGCCAGCACCGGCATCGTCGGCGCCACGGTGGTGACCATGGGCCTGCTGGCCCTGCCGACCATGCTGCGGCGCAACTATGACCCGGCCATCGCCACCGGCACCCTCGCGGCCACCGGCACCCTCGGGCAGATCATCCCGCCGTCGATCATCCTGGTGTTGCTGGGCGACGTGATGTCCAGCGCCTACCAGCAGGCCCAGCTGAAGATGGGCATCTACTCGCCGAAAACCGTCTCCGTGGGCGACCTCTTCGTCGGCGCCCTGATTCCGGGGCTGGTCCTGGTCGGGCTGTACATCCTCTACCTGGTCGCGGTCGCCATCCTGCAACCGAAGAAGCTGCCCGCCCTGCCCCAGGAAGAACTCGGCCCCATCGAGTGGGGCAAGCTGGTCAAGGCCCTGCTCCCGCCGCTGTTGCTGATCGGCGCGGTGCTGGGTTCGATCCTCGCCGGCCTGGCCACCCCCACCGAGGCGGCGGCGCTGGGCGCGCTGGGCGCCATGCTGCTGGCGCTGGCAAAGGGTAAGTTCAGCCTGGGCCAGTTGCGCGAAGTCGCCTACGGCACCACCGAGATCACCGCCATGGTGTTCCTGATCCTGATCGGTGCCTCGCTGTTTTCCCTGGTGTTCCGCGGGTTCGGCGGCGAAGTGCTGATCGAGGACCTGTTCACCCAGTTGCCGGGCGGCGTGCTGGGCGCGTTCTTCGTGGTGATGCTGGTGATCTTCCTGCTGGGCTTCATCCTCGACTTCATCGAGATCACCTTCGTGGTGGTGCCCATCGTCGGCCCCGTCCTCCTCGCCATGGGCCTGGACCCGGTGTGGCTCGGCGTGATGATCGCCCTCAACCTGCAGACCTCGTTCCTCACCCCGCCCTTCGGCTTTTCGCTGTTCTACCTGCGCGGTGTGACACCGGCCTCGGTCTCTACCAGCACCATGTATCGCGGCGTCATTCCCTACATCGCGATCCAGTTGCTGATGCTGATAGTCGCCTACGTGTTCCCGCAGCTGATCACCTGGCTGCCAAACCAGCTCTACGGGCAGTGA
- a CDS encoding D-hexose-6-phosphate mutarotase, translating to MPSPLVERTELDELTCWRVRTDSAELLVAQQGAQVLSYQRDNEPPLIWLSDQAAYQKGTAVRGGVPVCWPWFGDLRRNPAEIQGMHQGGPICPAHGLVRERDWTLLGIDSQGPAVRLEFALDTASEPLPGWPHAAELKLTILLGERLQLSLSTRNSGDTPLALSQALHSYFAVGDIREVELQGLDGCRYIETLEDWQLRKQQGNLDFSGETDRIYLDTPKRMALVDRAWKRRIELDIEGSSSAVVWNPWIDKSRRLSQFAEDAWQGMLCIETARVMGDMLVLKPGEEQRVVVSITSEPL from the coding sequence ATGCCCAGTCCCCTGGTTGAACGTACCGAACTCGACGAACTCACCTGTTGGCGCGTGCGCACGGACAGCGCCGAACTGCTGGTCGCCCAGCAGGGTGCCCAGGTCCTCAGCTATCAGCGCGACAACGAACCGCCGCTGATCTGGCTCAGCGACCAGGCGGCGTACCAGAAGGGCACGGCCGTGCGCGGCGGCGTACCGGTGTGCTGGCCGTGGTTCGGCGACCTGCGGCGCAACCCGGCCGAAATCCAGGGCATGCACCAGGGCGGCCCGATCTGCCCGGCCCACGGCCTGGTGCGCGAGCGCGACTGGACCCTGCTGGGCATCGACAGCCAAGGCCCGGCCGTGCGCCTGGAGTTCGCCCTGGATACCGCCAGCGAACCCCTGCCCGGCTGGCCCCATGCCGCCGAGCTGAAGCTGACCATCCTGCTGGGCGAGCGCCTGCAACTCAGTCTCTCGACCCGCAACAGCGGCGACACCCCACTGGCCTTGAGCCAGGCACTGCACAGTTACTTCGCCGTCGGCGATATCCGCGAGGTGGAACTGCAAGGCCTGGACGGCTGCCGCTACATCGAAACCCTGGAAGACTGGCAACTGCGCAAACAGCAGGGAAACCTCGATTTCAGTGGCGAAACCGACCGCATCTACCTGGATACGCCAAAGCGCATGGCCCTGGTCGACCGCGCCTGGAAGCGCCGTATCGAACTGGACATCGAAGGCTCCTCCTCGGCCGTGGTCTGGAACCCATGGATCGACAAGTCCAGGCGCCTGTCGCAATTCGCCGAAGACGCCTGGCAGGGGATGCTCTGCATCGAGACGGCGCGGGTGATGGGCGACATGCTCGTACTCAAGCCGGGGGAGGAGCAGCGGGTGGTGGTCAGCATCACCAGTGAGCCGCTGTAA
- a CDS encoding DUF3299 domain-containing protein — MRRLACLLLLFCCTLVRAELPETDWLELMPPEDRKALEDMPEISHDSPELDGTFGQKGGLKQQDKNLPAVMYSAKTVAALDGKTIHIGGYPVPLESDAKGRSTLFFLVPYPGACIHVPPPPPNQIVLVRYPRGIQLDDIYAPIWVDGTLRVEPVSNDLADAAYAMDAGSVRLVEEEDL; from the coding sequence ATGCGCCGTCTCGCCTGCCTGCTCCTGCTGTTCTGCTGCACCCTCGTCCGTGCCGAGCTTCCCGAAACCGACTGGCTGGAACTGATGCCGCCCGAGGACCGCAAGGCCCTTGAGGACATGCCGGAAATCAGCCACGACAGCCCTGAGCTTGACGGCACCTTCGGCCAGAAAGGCGGCCTCAAGCAGCAGGACAAGAACCTGCCGGCGGTGATGTATTCGGCGAAGACCGTGGCCGCGCTGGACGGCAAGACGATCCACATCGGCGGCTACCCGGTGCCGCTGGAAAGCGACGCCAAGGGCCGCAGTACGCTGTTCTTCCTGGTGCCCTACCCCGGCGCCTGCATCCACGTGCCGCCGCCTCCGCCGAACCAGATCGTGCTGGTGCGCTACCCCAGGGGCATCCAGCTCGACGACATCTATGCGCCCATCTGGGTCGACGGCACCCTCAGGGTAGAGCCGGTCAGCAACGACCTGGCCGACGCTGCCTACGCGATGGACGCCGGCAGCGTGCGCCTGGTGGAGGAAGAGGATCTGTAG
- a CDS encoding GlsB/YeaQ/YmgE family stress response membrane protein has translation MGIISTIFIGLIVGLVARFIKPGDDSMGWIMTILLGIGGSLLATYGGQAIGIYQAGQVAGFIGAVVGAVVLLVIYGLVKKS, from the coding sequence ATGGGGATCATCAGCACCATCTTCATCGGGCTGATCGTTGGCCTGGTCGCACGCTTCATCAAGCCCGGCGACGACAGCATGGGCTGGATCATGACCATCCTGCTCGGCATCGGCGGTTCGCTGCTGGCCACCTATGGCGGCCAGGCCATCGGCATCTACCAGGCCGGCCAGGTGGCGGGCTTCATCGGCGCGGTGGTGGGCGCGGTGGTGTTGTTGGTGATCTACGGACTGGTGAAGAAGAGCTAG
- a CDS encoding 5-(carboxyamino)imidazole ribonucleotide synthase, with amino-acid sequence MKIGVIGGGQLGRMMALAGTPLGMNFAFLDPAPDACAAALGEHIRADYGDQDHLRQLADEVDLVTFEFESVPAETVAFLSQFVPVYPSAESLRIARDRWFEKSMFKDLGIPTPEFADIQSQADLDAAAADIGLPAVLKTRTLGYDGKGQKVLRKPEDVVGAFAELGSVPCILEGFVPFTGEVSLVAVRARDGETRFYPLVHNTHENGILRLSIASSDHPLQTLAEDYVGRVLEKLDYVGVLAFEFFEVDGGLKANEIAPRVHNSGHWTIEGAECSQFENHLRAVAGLPLGSTAKLGESAMLNFIGEVPAVEKVVAITDCHLHHYGKAFKAGRKVGHATLRSADRATLDRQIAAVEALIAKA; translated from the coding sequence ATGAAAATCGGCGTAATCGGTGGCGGCCAGCTGGGCCGCATGATGGCCCTGGCGGGCACTCCGCTGGGCATGAACTTCGCCTTCCTCGACCCGGCGCCGGACGCCTGCGCCGCCGCCCTCGGCGAGCACATCCGCGCCGACTACGGCGACCAGGACCACCTGCGCCAACTGGCCGATGAAGTGGACCTGGTGACATTCGAGTTCGAGAGCGTGCCGGCCGAAACCGTGGCCTTCCTTTCGCAGTTCGTGCCGGTCTACCCGAGCGCCGAGTCCCTGCGTATCGCCCGCGACCGCTGGTTCGAGAAGTCCATGTTCAAGGACCTCGGCATCCCCACCCCCGAATTCGCCGACATCCAGTCCCAGGCCGACCTCGACGCCGCGGCGGCCGATATCGGTCTGCCGGCCGTGCTCAAGACCCGCACCCTGGGCTACGACGGCAAGGGCCAGAAGGTCCTGCGCAAGCCCGAGGACGTCGTCGGCGCCTTCGCCGAACTGGGCAGCGTGCCCTGCATCCTCGAAGGCTTCGTGCCGTTCACCGGGGAAGTTTCCCTGGTGGCGGTGCGCGCCCGCGACGGCGAGACCCGCTTCTACCCGCTGGTGCACAACACCCACGAGAACGGCATCCTGCGCCTGTCCATCGCCAGCAGCGACCATCCGCTGCAGACCCTGGCCGAGGACTACGTCGGCCGCGTGCTGGAGAAGCTCGACTACGTCGGCGTGCTGGCCTTCGAGTTCTTCGAGGTGGACGGCGGCCTGAAGGCCAACGAAATCGCCCCGCGCGTGCACAACTCCGGCCACTGGACCATCGAAGGCGCCGAGTGCAGCCAGTTCGAGAACCACCTGCGCGCCGTCGCCGGCCTGCCGCTGGGCTCCACCGCCAAGCTGGGCGAGAGCGCCATGCTCAACTTCATCGGCGAAGTACCGGCCGTGGAGAAGGTGGTCGCCATCACCGACTGCCACCTGCACCACTACGGCAAGGCCTTCAAGGCCGGCCGCAAGGTGGGTCACGCCACCCTGCGCAGCGCCGACCGCGCCACCCTCGACCGGCAGATCGCCGCTGTCGAAGCCCTGATCGCCAAGGCCTGA
- the purE gene encoding 5-(carboxyamino)imidazole ribonucleotide mutase — protein MSALVGVIMGSKSDWSTLSHTADMLDKLGIPYEVKVVSAHRTPDLLFQYAEEAEGRGIEVIIAGAGGAAHLPGMCAAKTHLPVLGVPVQSSMLSGVDSLLSIVQMPAGIPVGTLAIGKAGAINAALMAASILGGKYPKYHVALKDFRREQTDMVLDNSDPREA, from the coding sequence ATGAGCGCACTGGTAGGCGTGATCATGGGCTCCAAGTCCGACTGGAGCACCCTCAGCCACACCGCCGACATGCTGGACAAGCTGGGCATTCCCTACGAGGTCAAGGTGGTTTCCGCCCACCGCACCCCGGACCTGCTGTTCCAGTACGCCGAAGAGGCCGAAGGCCGTGGCATCGAGGTGATCATTGCCGGCGCCGGCGGTGCCGCCCACCTGCCGGGCATGTGCGCCGCCAAGACCCACCTGCCGGTGCTCGGCGTGCCGGTGCAGTCGTCCATGCTCTCCGGCGTCGATTCCCTGCTGTCCATCGTGCAGATGCCCGCCGGCATTCCGGTCGGCACCCTGGCCATCGGCAAGGCCGGCGCGATCAACGCGGCGCTGATGGCGGCCAGCATCCTCGGCGGCAAGTACCCCAAGTACCACGTCGCGCTGAAGGACTTCCGCCGCGAGCAGACCGACATGGTCCTCGACAACTCGGATCCGCGCGAGGCCTGA
- a CDS encoding LysR substrate-binding domain-containing protein: MNLETKWLEDFVALANTRSFSQAAERRFVTQPAFSRRIRSLEAALGLTLVNRSRTPVELTESGQLFLVTARSLVDQLGEVVRHLHHLEGQQGEVLQFAAAHSLALGFFPQWIARLRAEGLSIASRLIATNVGEAVHSLREGGCDLILAFYDPDAALQMDPEIFPSMHLGRTEMLPVCAVDGAGKPLYELDSGQSVPLLAYSAGAFLGRSVNLLLRQRALRSTTVYETAMADSLKSMALQGLGVAWVPHFSAQAELARGDLVVCGGNQWHVPLEIRLYRCALVRKAAVRLLWRKLEGGMGSEG; this comes from the coding sequence ATGAACCTGGAAACCAAGTGGCTGGAAGACTTCGTCGCCCTGGCCAATACCCGCAGCTTCTCCCAGGCCGCCGAGCGGCGCTTCGTCACCCAGCCGGCCTTCAGCCGGCGTATCCGCAGCCTGGAGGCGGCGCTGGGGCTGACCCTGGTGAACCGCTCGCGCACGCCGGTGGAGCTCACCGAATCGGGCCAGCTGTTCCTGGTGACCGCGCGCAGCCTGGTGGATCAACTGGGCGAGGTGGTGCGTCATCTGCATCACCTGGAAGGCCAGCAGGGCGAGGTGTTGCAGTTCGCCGCCGCCCACTCCCTGGCCCTGGGGTTCTTCCCGCAATGGATCGCCCGGCTGCGGGCCGAGGGACTGAGCATCGCCAGCCGGTTGATCGCCACCAACGTGGGCGAGGCGGTGCATTCCCTGCGCGAAGGCGGTTGCGACCTGATCCTGGCCTTCTACGACCCGGACGCGGCGCTGCAGATGGACCCGGAAATCTTCCCCTCCATGCACCTGGGGCGTACCGAGATGCTGCCGGTGTGCGCGGTGGATGGCGCCGGCAAGCCGCTCTACGAACTGGACAGCGGCCAGAGCGTGCCGTTGCTGGCCTACAGCGCCGGCGCCTTCCTCGGCCGTTCGGTGAACCTGCTGCTGCGCCAGCGCGCGCTGCGTTCCACCACCGTGTACGAGACGGCCATGGCCGACAGCCTGAAGAGCATGGCCCTGCAGGGGCTGGGCGTGGCCTGGGTACCGCATTTCAGCGCCCAGGCCGAGCTGGCCCGTGGCGACCTCGTGGTGTGCGGTGGCAACCAGTGGCATGTGCCGCTGGAGATCCGCCTGTACCGCTGCGCCCTGGTGCGCAAGGCGGCGGTGCGCCTGCTCTGGCGCAAGCTGGAGGGCGGGATGGGCAGCGAAGGCTGA
- a CDS encoding aspartate ammonia-lyase has translation MSSAASFRIEKDLLGTLEVSSEAYYGIQTLRAVHNFRLSGVPLSHYPKLVVALAMVKQAAADANKQLGHLDAEKHAAISEACARLIRGDFHDQFVVDMIQGGAGTSTNMNANEVIANIALEAMGKQKGEYQYLHPNNDVNMAQSTNDAYPTAIRLGLLLGHDALLASLDSLIQAFAAKGKEFAGVLKMGRTQLQDAVPMTLGQEFHAFATTLGEDLDRLRRLAPELLTEVNLGGTAIGTGINADPGYQHLAVERLAAISGQPLKPAADLIEATSDMGAFVLFSGMLKRTAVKLSKICNDLRLLSSGPRTGINEINLPPRQPGSSIMPGKVNPVIPEAVNQVAFEVIGNDLALTLAAEGGQLQLNVMEPLIAYKIFDSIRLLQRAMDMLREHCIVGITANEAHCRALMENSIGLITALNPYIGYENATRIAKQALESGRGVLELVREEKLLDESMLADILRPENMIAPRLVPLKA, from the coding sequence ATGTCCTCCGCTGCATCCTTCCGCATCGAAAAAGACCTGCTCGGCACCCTCGAAGTCTCCTCCGAGGCCTACTACGGCATCCAGACCCTGCGCGCGGTCCACAACTTCCGCCTGTCCGGCGTGCCGCTGTCGCACTACCCGAAGCTGGTCGTTGCCCTGGCCATGGTCAAGCAGGCCGCCGCCGATGCCAACAAGCAGCTCGGCCACCTCGACGCTGAAAAGCACGCCGCCATCAGTGAAGCCTGCGCACGCCTGATCCGCGGTGATTTCCACGACCAGTTCGTGGTGGACATGATCCAGGGGGGCGCCGGCACCTCCACCAACATGAACGCCAACGAGGTGATCGCCAACATCGCCCTCGAGGCCATGGGCAAGCAGAAGGGTGAGTACCAGTACCTGCACCCGAACAACGACGTGAACATGGCGCAGTCCACCAACGACGCCTACCCCACGGCGATCCGCCTGGGTCTGCTGCTGGGTCACGACGCCCTGCTGGCCAGCCTCGACAGCCTGATCCAGGCCTTCGCCGCGAAGGGCAAAGAGTTCGCCGGCGTACTGAAGATGGGCCGTACCCAGCTGCAGGACGCGGTGCCCATGACCCTCGGCCAGGAATTCCACGCCTTCGCCACCACCCTGGGCGAAGACCTCGATCGCCTGCGCCGCCTGGCGCCCGAACTGCTCACCGAAGTGAACCTCGGCGGCACCGCCATCGGTACCGGCATCAACGCCGACCCGGGCTACCAGCACCTGGCCGTGGAGCGCCTCGCCGCCATCAGTGGCCAGCCGCTGAAACCGGCCGCCGACCTGATCGAAGCCACCTCCGACATGGGCGCCTTCGTGCTGTTCTCCGGCATGCTCAAGCGCACCGCGGTCAAGCTGTCGAAGATCTGCAACGACCTGCGCCTGCTCTCCAGCGGCCCGCGTACCGGCATCAACGAGATCAACCTGCCGCCGCGCCAGCCGGGCAGTTCGATCATGCCGGGCAAGGTCAACCCGGTGATCCCGGAAGCGGTCAACCAGGTGGCCTTCGAAGTCATCGGCAACGACCTCGCCCTGACCCTGGCGGCCGAAGGCGGCCAGCTGCAGCTGAACGTGATGGAGCCGCTGATCGCCTACAAGATCTTCGACTCGATCCGCCTGCTCCAGCGCGCCATGGACATGCTGCGCGAGCACTGCATCGTCGGCATCACCGCCAACGAAGCCCACTGCCGCGCCCTGATGGAGAACTCCATCGGCCTGATCACCGCGCTGAACCCCTACATCGGCTACGAAAACGCCACCCGCATCGCCAAACAGGCCCTGGAAAGCGGCCGCGGCGTGCTGGAACTGGTGCGCGAAGAGAAGCTGCTGGACGAATCCATGCTGGCCGACATCCTCCGCCCGGAAAACATGATCGCGCCGCGCCTCGTGCCGCTGAAGGCCTGA
- the pdxR gene encoding MocR-like pyridoxine biosynthesis transcription factor PdxR, whose translation MPATPPLPVDLSGIRLDPGRGLARQLYQALRERILDGRLGSRTRLPATRDLAVLLGISRNTVTRAFDQLYAEGYVAGRVGDGTYVAELSTARPAPQPTAAGAAAGPALERLHNHHLPPPVSGAPRAFRIGVPAFDLFPFETWARLSARFWRKPSLARLGYGDPAGDWGLRELVAAYLRSSRGLACDPAQVVITCGAQQAISLCAQLLVQPGDRVAIENPGYRAAGHAFAVAGAELCGVPVDNDGLDCAALARLEHCRLAYVTPSHQYPSGVTLSLARRLELLEWAEREGGWIVEDDYDGEYRYSGTPLAPLAALDRQGRVIYVGTFCKIAFPALRLGYMVLPPTLAEAFARRRALDMRHSEIGTQAVMAEFIAAGHFQRHVRRMRQAARARRDALLRDWPAAIPGCAPMPPVEAGLHLCIRVESLARERELLAAARAAGVEMNGLSEYWLENSAEPVDNRAGLVLGFAAVPEAQIAEAIRALSRAWDL comes from the coding sequence ATGCCTGCCACGCCTCCCCTTCCCGTCGACCTTTCCGGAATTCGCCTGGACCCGGGCCGGGGCCTGGCACGCCAGCTCTACCAGGCCCTGCGCGAACGCATCCTCGATGGCCGCCTGGGCAGCCGCACGCGACTGCCAGCGACCCGCGACCTGGCGGTGCTGCTGGGGATTTCCCGCAATACCGTGACGCGCGCCTTCGACCAGCTCTACGCCGAAGGCTATGTGGCAGGCCGGGTCGGCGACGGCACCTACGTGGCCGAGTTATCCACAGCGCGGCCGGCGCCCCAGCCGACAGCTGCCGGCGCGGCGGCAGGGCCGGCGCTGGAACGCCTGCACAACCATCACCTGCCGCCGCCCGTGAGCGGTGCGCCACGGGCGTTCCGCATCGGCGTGCCGGCCTTCGACCTGTTTCCCTTCGAAACCTGGGCGCGGCTCTCGGCACGCTTCTGGCGCAAGCCCTCGCTGGCGCGCCTGGGCTACGGTGATCCGGCGGGGGACTGGGGCCTGCGCGAGCTGGTGGCCGCCTACCTGCGCAGCAGCCGCGGGCTGGCCTGCGACCCGGCGCAGGTGGTGATCACCTGCGGTGCCCAGCAGGCGATCAGCCTCTGCGCCCAGTTGCTGGTGCAGCCCGGTGACCGCGTGGCCATCGAGAACCCCGGTTACCGCGCCGCCGGCCATGCCTTCGCCGTGGCCGGTGCCGAACTCTGCGGCGTACCTGTGGATAACGATGGCCTGGACTGCGCGGCGCTGGCGCGGCTGGAGCATTGCCGGCTGGCCTACGTCACGCCCTCGCACCAGTACCCCAGCGGAGTGACCCTGTCGCTGGCGCGGCGCCTGGAGCTGCTGGAATGGGCCGAGCGCGAGGGCGGCTGGATAGTCGAGGACGACTACGACGGCGAATACCGCTACAGCGGAACTCCGCTGGCACCCCTCGCGGCGCTGGACCGGCAGGGGCGGGTGATCTATGTCGGCACCTTCTGCAAGATCGCCTTCCCGGCCTTGCGCCTGGGCTACATGGTGCTGCCGCCGACCCTGGCGGAAGCCTTCGCCCGCCGCCGCGCCCTGGACATGCGCCACTCCGAGATCGGCACCCAGGCGGTGATGGCCGAGTTCATCGCCGCCGGCCACTTCCAGCGCCATGTACGGCGCATGCGCCAGGCTGCCCGTGCCCGGCGTGATGCGCTTTTGCGCGACTGGCCGGCGGCCATTCCCGGCTGCGCGCCGATGCCCCCGGTGGAGGCCGGCCTGCACCTCTGCATACGGGTGGAGAGCCTGGCGCGCGAGCGCGAACTGCTGGCCGCCGCCCGCGCAGCCGGGGTGGAAATGAACGGGTTGAGCGAATACTGGCTGGAGAACAGCGCCGAGCCTGTGGATAACCGCGCGGGACTGGTGCTGGGCTTTGCCGCGGTGCCGGAAGCGCAGATCGCCGAGGCGATCCGGGCGCTGAGCAGGGCCTGGGATCTGTAG
- a CDS encoding FMN-binding negative transcriptional regulator, with the protein MYIPAAFRQDDLAQLHGQIHATGLALLTSAGGKGLMASHLPLLLEPGEGEFGTLYGHFARANPHWRDLADGAEALVVFQGPDAYVSPGWYPAKAEHGKVVPTWNYIAVHAWGQAEVFDDAERLLTLVGRLSQRHESGRPQPWAVEEAPRDYLDAMLRAIVGFALPIRRLEGKWKLGQNRSAADQAGVREGLAASANPRDRELAARMPLTD; encoded by the coding sequence ATGTACATCCCCGCCGCTTTCCGCCAGGACGACCTTGCCCAGCTCCACGGGCAAATCCACGCCACCGGCCTCGCCCTGCTCACCAGCGCCGGGGGCAAAGGGCTCATGGCCAGCCACCTGCCCCTGCTGCTGGAGCCCGGCGAGGGCGAATTCGGCACGCTCTACGGCCACTTCGCCCGCGCCAATCCGCACTGGCGCGACCTGGCCGACGGTGCCGAGGCGCTGGTGGTTTTCCAGGGACCGGACGCCTACGTCAGCCCCGGCTGGTACCCGGCCAAGGCCGAGCACGGCAAGGTGGTGCCGACCTGGAACTACATCGCCGTGCACGCCTGGGGGCAGGCCGAGGTATTCGACGACGCCGAGCGCCTGCTGACCCTGGTGGGCCGCCTGAGCCAGCGCCACGAATCCGGACGCCCACAGCCCTGGGCGGTGGAGGAGGCGCCACGCGACTACCTCGACGCCATGCTCCGCGCCATCGTCGGCTTCGCCTTGCCGATCCGCCGCCTGGAGGGCAAGTGGAAGCTCGGCCAGAACCGCTCCGCCGCCGACCAGGCCGGGGTGCGCGAGGGCCTGGCCGCCTCGGCCAACCCGCGCGACCGCGAGCTGGCCGCGCGCATGCCCCTCACCGACTGA
- a CDS encoding GNAT family N-acetyltransferase: MSAAPLDIRPVSATDHAAWLPLWQGYQRFYQTEIAAMTSETTWQRFLDPAEPMHAALAWQNGKAVGMVHYLFHRSCWTLGDYVYLQDLYVVEGLRGGGIGRQLIEHVYAQARDAGAARVHWLTHETNSDAMQLYDRIAERSGFVQYRKIL, encoded by the coding sequence ATGTCCGCCGCACCGCTCGACATCCGCCCGGTCAGCGCCACCGACCATGCCGCCTGGCTGCCCCTCTGGCAGGGCTACCAGCGCTTCTACCAGACCGAGATTGCCGCCATGACCAGCGAAACGACCTGGCAACGCTTCCTCGATCCGGCCGAGCCGATGCACGCGGCGCTGGCCTGGCAGAACGGCAAGGCCGTGGGGATGGTGCACTACCTTTTCCACCGCAGTTGCTGGACGCTCGGCGACTACGTCTACCTGCAGGACCTGTACGTCGTCGAAGGGCTGCGCGGCGGCGGCATTGGCCGCCAGTTGATCGAGCACGTCTACGCCCAGGCCCGCGACGCCGGTGCTGCGCGGGTGCATTGGCTGACCCATGAAACCAATAGCGACGCCATGCAGCTCTACGACCGCATTGCCGAGCGTTCCGGCTTCGTCCAGTACCGCAAGATCCTCTGA
- a CDS encoding GNAT family N-acetyltransferase — protein sequence MIDLSHWQPRPAPDHGPLPGRFVRLEALDAPRHGDDLWQALQGPDPALWDYLPYGPFASRAPFDAWLAGNAASRDPLFYAVIDLASGRALGLLSYLRIAPKDGVIEIGHIAFGQAMQRTPGSTEAVWLLARHAFDDLGYRRLEWKCNASNARSMRAAERLGFRHEGLFRQHMIVKGRNRDTAWFSIIDGEWPRCRDAFERWLAVDNFDGDGRQRQSLEGFRG from the coding sequence ATGATCGACCTCAGCCACTGGCAGCCCCGCCCTGCCCCCGACCACGGTCCGCTGCCGGGGCGCTTCGTGCGCCTGGAAGCGCTGGACGCCCCGCGCCACGGCGACGACCTCTGGCAAGCCCTGCAGGGCCCGGACCCGGCGCTCTGGGATTACCTGCCCTACGGGCCCTTCGCCAGCCGTGCGCCATTCGACGCCTGGCTGGCCGGCAACGCGGCGAGCCGCGACCCGCTGTTCTACGCGGTGATCGACCTGGCCAGCGGCCGCGCCCTGGGCCTGCTCAGCTACCTGCGCATCGCGCCGAAGGACGGCGTCATCGAAATCGGCCATATCGCCTTCGGCCAGGCCATGCAGCGCACACCGGGTTCCACCGAGGCGGTCTGGCTGCTGGCCCGGCATGCCTTCGACGACCTGGGCTATCGCCGCCTGGAGTGGAAGTGCAACGCCAGCAACGCCCGCTCCATGCGCGCCGCCGAGCGCCTCGGCTTCCGCCATGAAGGGCTGTTCCGCCAGCACATGATCGTCAAGGGCCGGAACCGCGACACGGCGTGGTTCTCCATCATCGATGGCGAATGGCCGAGATGCCGGGACGCCTTCGAGCGCTGGCTGGCTGTGGATAACTTCGACGGCGATGGGCGCCAGCGCCAATCCCTGGAAGGGTTCAGGGGCTGA